Part of the Benincasa hispida cultivar B227 chromosome 12, ASM972705v1, whole genome shotgun sequence genome is shown below.
ATCTTCACTACGACAACATGTTGTTCGCACAGATCGACGCAGTTTACTATGCGCTCGCCGCTGTTGGTTATAAGAAACTTCCTGTTCATATATCGGAGACTGGATGGCCATCGAAGGGAGACGAAGACGAGGCCGGTGCGACTCAGGAGAATGCAAAGAAGTACAATGGTAACCTACTCAAGTTCATCTGCCAGAAGAAGGGGACGCCATTGAGGCCGAGCTCGGACCTCAACATTTATGTGTTTGCTCTGTTTAACGAGAATATGAAACCTGGACCAACTTCGGAGAGGAATTATGGTCTCTTTAAGCCTGATGGTACGCCGGTGTATCAGCTCGGATTTTCCATTAACGACGCCGTTGGAAACGGAACTCATGGCACTTCCAGCTCGCAACCTTCGCCGCCGGGACCTCCCACTACCTCCACTGGTTATTTGGCCATTTCCTCCGCCATGGtaatttttctttctctgtTACCTTTATTGTTTCAATGATTATTGCATCTTTTTTGCTTGATTTGCGTTGGGTTCATAAAGTGACAAAGGTAGAATTAGAAGCAAATACAGGGTTAAGAAAAATGAGCTACTCTTTACCatagtttaaattataaatttggtctGAATTTAATCCCTATAATTTTATGAAACTTCATATATAATCTTCATAGTTATAAAACCTTCGTAGATAACCTTCATATATAGTATCTACGAAGAACTATTTATAAAccttttatcaaatcatagaggcggtttatgaaaattttatcaaactatGGAGACTAAATtgtaattataaactatagagaccaaattctaaattttttagatCAAATTTGCGACTTAACCTTTTGCAAATTTATCCCATACATTTAAAGTTCTAATGCTTCAGAATTATCAGCCACATTCTTGCAAAGCTTCCTTTAATgtaaaaagtttttatttttcactCTCCCAGTAATTCGGGGGAGAAACTTTCTGATCACTGGAGATTGAAGTTGGGTcgttccctttttttttttccctaataataaaaaattgatagagAAATCAAGGAATAGGAAATTAGAATGGTGAATATGAGTTGGAAAGTGTTTGAGTGGGGGCCATTTCTGTGATTTCGTTGGTGGGAGCACATCATACATTAGCCCATTCGTAACTCATTGGATTCTCATCAGTTAATTTTGAGGCATTctaacattttaattttcagCCTTATGCATATCCCTATTCCCAGTGTCGTGGTCCAGaacaaaatttgtttttatgatTATTTCTCACAAGAGAAATGGGTATAATTCGGTAGTTTTCTtgaatttaattgttaaaatagaCATTCCAATTCCTTTTGGAAACTCAAGCTATCAAACCAAGTTGGTTGTAAAATGAGCTCAAGTTCAAACTTCTGCTTTAGGATCCTTTTATGCAACACAATGCCATTTTTTGGAGGTCAAATTTCCCCCTTTCTCTTGATATTGAAAATTTACTTGCAACTAACTGAATCTTCAATTATTCAAAAGAATTAAATGACTGGATATATTTGAGTAAGTTGCTGTTCCATATTAGAGCATTATGTATCTGTTTCGCATTACTGTTTGTGGAGACTGAAAAACAGTGATGATTTTTTTGATGGCAGGAGAGAAACCATAGGGTTGGATTCTTGTCAGCGTTGCTGTTTCTGATGCTGTTCAAGTTGCTACTTTGAATTTAGgagattatttatttttcaatgtaTGTTTCCGAAAGATGCTTTggatttatttcatttatcagAATCAGCCGTTAAAAGCAAATTGGAAGATGCTAAAGAGAATAAGAGGCAGCGTCGGATTTGGGAAAAGGTAAAAATTCTGTTCCTTTCCTTGTACGCGACtaccttctcttttctttctctgcCTTCCTTTTTGTCATTCttttgtgtgtgagcataacAAAAGTTATTCGGCTTCTCCTTTACTTCTACTAACGAAAGGTAAAAATTATGAATGGAAACCATTTTTGTAGTATCTAAAGCAGTTAACTAAAATGGcaacaattttgattttcaagttCATGATATGTTTCTTCCTATTTCTATGATAGTTTTCACATTTCTTAGGACACTTATTTTTAGTGAAATTCTAAAACTACTATTTCTAGTTTTCAACATGTGGGGTGGTGTACAATTCCTTGTAGACcgtcctttttcttttttttttttatttatttatttttattttataacatatagGGTGGGAAATTAAACCTTTGATTTTGAGGTTGATAATGCAGGTATTATACCAGTTGAGTTATACTATTCTccatacttttttcttttttcacttATTTTGGACATTTTCTATACTTGATATCTTTGCTTTCCTACATCTTAGTTATGTAAGATGAATGAAGATTTGGTCATGCAAAACTTGTTTGTAAAGGAGGATTAAGTGGTAATGGTCGAACATTTTCATGATATAAAAGCAACAATATCAATGAAAGTTTCTTGAATTTACCACTAGTCACTTAATAGAGTGGGCAAACAACTGACACAGCCATGtgataaaagaaaaagttcAGTTTGGAATTTTTATCATTTCCTTTTTTTGTATGCATTCTATTTGGTATTATGAGCTGGATCTGATCTgttaatatcttttttttttttttcttatcttgCTTTTTACAGGGATATTGATATTTCAGttttttagtaattaataaTTCTGATTGTGAATTGGGTTCGTGGATGGACATAAAATCTGGTGGATGGATGATCCAAACTTGTTTTTTTGTAATGCCATTTGGtatctaattttattaattttgccATTTTTATATACCTCTCTATTCTCCACACTTCTGGCTCTAGTTGGACTTTTGttaaatattcagatatttattggatttgcctttttctttttacaagTATACCAAtgcaaatatgaaaaattaaccgaaaaaatatatatattttttacatttaatttaatttggaacTATTTGCATGGAAGGGAAGAGTTTGATAATCAAGCTTTGGAAATGACAAATTAAGCACGTATTATGATTGAATTATGAATTACCAGTTTCCCAACAAATGCGGTTGTAAAATATGGACTTCGATGTCTGTCACTTCTTTTCTCCTATTGGAAATCGATGTCTGTCACTTCATAAAAATGGCACTTCAAGCAAGCAACCTTAAAATACTTCTACCAGTCATAAAGGCTGAATTCTATGAGCATAACTACGGAAATGTTTCAGATCTATCCtttcatatttaaatctaacttataattttacaaAGGGTAGGACTTGGATATCTTATTTATGCATCTCCTCATCActcccacaaaaaaaaaattaaaatatttccaaaaagaaataagaaatttttttttaccacaaaACAAATTATAATTGAACAATTTAATGAGATGCATAAATGTCTAGTATAGGATGTTCATATTtccaaaaagaaataagaaagaaaaatttgcCACAAAATAAATTATGATTGAACAATTTAATGAGATGCACAAATGTCTAATATAGGATGTTCGAATTCCAAACTCGATTTATAACTAAAGTATCCTTTTCTATACAGAGTTCAGGAACAATAAATTCAAAACAGAAATATTTAGAAGTTCATGGAGAACTTAAATTGTCATTTAAAATGATAACAATGGCAATGGGTTAGTAGAAATACAAAGGGTTAGTAATATTTAGCATTACACTAAAAGTTTCCTTAATGACGGCTCCTATGGGAAcattatgacatgagaagtatTTCAGGCTTTCCAAATTGATGATTTAATCAGAGTAACAATAGTAGCATGTAGAAAATATAAGAGCTAACAAATGAATGGCAACCGCCACTTTGCCTCTAGAGGCACAGCTTTGCTTACAAATCTACACTACCCACCTAATCACACAACAAAATTTCTCTCAAGAAAGTTAATGAATAAGTGAAGTAATTTCAATAGAACTAATCCAGTTTTGATTATCAAATCATATACGTTGCTGAAACCAGAACTCAATATTTTATGTACCTCCAAACTGTAGAATTCCGCATTACTTCTGGCAAAATCAGATCTattctatttctttctttccccTTTGTTTGGCCTTGATTAATGCTTTAAACCATGATAAACTAAGCTTCCTTGTAGCCGCCGGAATGAAGCTGAAACAGCAAAATCCAGAGTTGCCACTTCTAGTAAAGGATTTGTTGAGCTTTGTCGTTCCAAGTCAAATTTACACCCTTTGATAGAACAACAAATAAGCAGCTGAGGTCTTGATCTCTTCTTCGCCGACCGGGGAAACGTGGCTGTCATCAAAGTGGTACCATCTCTTCTCGTCGATTAACTGCAGATTTGAATAACAAGATCCGTGACCATCACAAGAAACTATCATTTAAAGTAATCCTTAAATGGTTGATAACTTTTCTTACTAAGAAAAAGAGGGAAAATTCaggttataaataatttattaattggcTATGAACCTTAAAACTTtcaaagtccaagtactcaatTCATGCTGCTCGGGATATATCGAAAGAATTAAAACTCCGTACCTTCGCATATGCAGTGTAATGCCCACCACCAAGACCACCATAATGGTTGCTGATGGCATATAGATTGTACAAGTAAGATTTTCCATCATTGCTTTTGACATATTTGCTCAAATCAAGATTGTGAATGGGGAAATCAACAAAGGTATCAAGTTTGTTTTTAAGGTATCTGCTGTATGAAAAACGTTTCAGGTGAAAAACAATAATCTCTGGCAACATCCACAAGTCTAACTTCTTTGTAGCCTGTCTATGCTCTTTGCACCCAGGGCAGTACCTGCGCAAAGAGGAAATTTAAAATGGTGCAAGACAAACAAGTATATAGTTAGAGCCACAATATATTTCGGATATATTCAAAATAAGATTAGATTAAGGGACACAAAATTACCACATATCATCAGGACCTAAAGGTTCTTCGGTCAGGAATGCTTCCAAGCAAGAAAATAAAGAGATTGCTTCCTGCCGTGTTTTCTTCATGAACCTTGTCTGGTGAACAGGAGGAAGATCCTTGATGTAGCTCACATCATATAATTCATGTTCTCTGCCGTTCCAATCTAAGAAAACCTTTATAAGTGGACCATATTTTATAGCAGAATCCTTGTCAATTGGCTTGCAGCTCAAGCCCCCATCGTCAGTTAAAAGAAGTTGAAAGGATGGCTCGTTCTCAGATGCTTCCTCTACTTCAATGTCGATTGCCTGGCTCCTAGAAACAGACTGAGGACTGCCGTTGGCTGGTTCATCATTCATTTCAGAGACAACGCCATTTTCTTTGCTAGCATGAGCTTTAGTTGAAGAGTATGTTCTTCTCAAGGGCAATAGGATTTTTGACACAGCTGCATTTATGTCGGCTCCACTATGAAAATCTTCTCCCAAATATGTGACTAGAGGAGTTCCAAAAAGCTTTCTCTCTGTCACTTTCACACGGTCCATGGAGCATCTACAGACCAAAAGCCACATTAGCAACATTCAGGCAAACAGAAAACAGAATAGTATAGGACGAAAATATGCTGATAAGTGCCAAGCTCTATCTACCATACGAGAACTTGAAATGGACATGAAAATCAATAATGAAACACAATCACTCTCATTCGAAATACAAAATATTGAATGGACCACAAAGTGATAACTTCGAAGTTCGCTGTCAGAATGAGGAAGCAATGAGCCACTTATTTAACGTTATTTCATTTCCAAGGAATGGTCTTCCATCCTGTGATTGGAGCACAGCCTCAACTTGAAGCAATAAATAGAAAATCATTTGCAGTTAGATAAACTCTTTGATCAACCTTGTCTGGGTGTTGGTTCTCCATAGAAAGTGTTTCGTGGTGGTGGGTTCACTCTTCCCTCTGCCCAAGTATGTTCTTTTCTATTGATGAATACTTTTTGTTTCTcatcatttaaaaaagaatCACCAAAAACTAGAGGGGAAACAACTACTCAAGAAAGACACTGAACAACAAAAAGGAGTAAGCAAACATGAACTTGATTACAAAGTCCCGAACATCCGATTGTCAGGTAGCCCCCAGCCAAAGTGGCTTAAAGCTGACATGCCTCATTCAATAACCCCACCTTATTGGATATGACATACTTCATATAACAAACACGCGACATATTAGAATCTTCAAAAAGGAAAGCATACTTTTCCGGTGATCTATGAATGATCTCTAGCTTTGGTCTTCCAGACTCCCTTTTCGGAAGGCGATAGGCTACTAGATACTCTTCATCTTTAATTGAAGTTAAAGATTCATTAGGGCTATCCAAATATCGGTAAATACGGTGATCATAAACCTGacaacaaaaaattcaaaacttcaGATAAAAgtaagaaaggaaaagaaaggaaacaaaagaaaagaatggaGATCAtacatcaaaataaaatattacaatAGAAGAAATAAGAAAGCATAAACCAAAGTCATAAGCTAACCTCTGCAAGCAGAAGATTTTCATCACTCTTCAAGCAGCATGCCATAGCCAATGCAACGGTGAGATCTTTGGTGCAACCATGTCTTTGCACTGACACAGTGTATGGCATTGGAAGACCACTACCGTCACCATAGAACACAGTCACTGTCACACTGCGAGTGACAGTTGAAGGTAGTGGCAACGATAAATACATAAATGGATCAAAAGTAATTGAGATTTTTCCACAAACTGGACAAACCAATGTTGACTTATATTGACCCTGTGATGAGTTTAACCAATCGTACgttattagaaaataaaataaatcatttaaatcATAACTAAATTTCCAAACCAAAAACAAACTTAAGACATCCCATCTATCTCTATTAAATTAAGATGAAACGGCATGCAAGTGACTTTAATTGAAATATTGAAAAGGATGATGTAATTTATGAGAATAAACACGAACATTTCTTAGcacaattaatatttatataactaCAGATCATACAGCTTGGAACTACATACAATAATTAACATAATAACGGTGCCAAGCAGGATAATTATGCAATGAGATTCCCACATATATCAAAAGCCACTTACTTGACAAACATCCACAATTAAAGAATCATTTCTTGCTTTATGGTATCTCCAACACTCCTCTGCAACTTCT
Proteins encoded:
- the LOC120092761 gene encoding ubiquitin carboxyl-terminal hydrolase 9-like isoform X1, with the protein product MTVPASGFMMENGGSSCLPLPPDVENRIVSELVNESESNLKEGNLYYVVSNRWFRRWQLYVGLPTEEFSSEDHSSDSQHSNVVPSNVVERPGPIDNSDIIINGSDSSENDDLELKSFLEERRDYVLVPGEVWEKLYDWYKGGPPLPRKMISQGVNQKNFSVEVYLLCLKLIDARDGSECTIRLSKKATISDLREKVFALEGIKQEKQACIWDYFNQQKQSILDVTSQTLEELNLQMNQHILLEVDGPTPQTGMDATRNELALVALEPSRSPLSIAGGPVMSNGHSSGYGYQGSSLSTSVSDIDDRNDLSNTAKKREKGGLAGLQNLGNTCFMNSALQCLVHTPPLVEYFLQDYSDEINAENPLGMHGELALAFGELLRKLWSGQTTIAPRVFKGKLARFAPQFSGYNQHDSQELLAFLLDGLHEDLNRVKRKPYFEAKDSDGRPDAEVAEECWRYHKARNDSLIVDVCQGQYKSTLVCPVCGKISITFDPFMYLSLPLPSTVTRSVTVTVFYGDGSGLPMPYTVSVQRHGCTKDLTVALAMACCLKSDENLLLAEVYDHRIYRYLDSPNESLTSIKDEEYLVAYRLPKRESGRPKLEIIHRSPEKCSMDRVKVTERKLFGTPLVTYLGEDFHSGADINAAVSKILLPLRRTYSSTKAHASKENGVVSEMNDEPANGSPQSVSRSQAIDIEVEEASENEPSFQLLLTDDGGLSCKPIDKDSAIKYGPLIKVFLDWNGREHELYDVSYIKDLPPVHQTRFMKKTRQEAISLFSCLEAFLTEEPLGPDDMWYCPGCKEHRQATKKLDLWMLPEIIVFHLKRFSYSRYLKNKLDTFVDFPIHNLDLSKYVKSNDGKSYLYNLYAISNHYGGLGGGHYTAYAKLIDEKRWYHFDDSHVSPVGEEEIKTSAAYLLFYQRV
- the LOC120092761 gene encoding ubiquitin carboxyl-terminal hydrolase 9-like isoform X2, whose protein sequence is MTVPASGFMMENGGSSCLPLPPDVENRIVSELVNESESNLKEGNLYYVVSNRWFRRWQLYVGLPTEEFSSEDHSSDSQHSNVVPSNVVERPGPIDNSDIIINGSDSSENDDLELKSFLEERRDYVLVPGEVWEKLYDWYKGGPPLPRKMISQGVNQKNFSVEVYLLCLKLIDARDGSECTIRLSKKATISDLREKVFALEGIKQEKACIWDYFNQQKQSILDVTSQTLEELNLQMNQHILLEVDGPTPQTGMDATRNELALVALEPSRSPLSIAGGPVMSNGHSSGYGYQGSSLSTSVSDIDDRNDLSNTAKKREKGGLAGLQNLGNTCFMNSALQCLVHTPPLVEYFLQDYSDEINAENPLGMHGELALAFGELLRKLWSGQTTIAPRVFKGKLARFAPQFSGYNQHDSQELLAFLLDGLHEDLNRVKRKPYFEAKDSDGRPDAEVAEECWRYHKARNDSLIVDVCQGQYKSTLVCPVCGKISITFDPFMYLSLPLPSTVTRSVTVTVFYGDGSGLPMPYTVSVQRHGCTKDLTVALAMACCLKSDENLLLAEVYDHRIYRYLDSPNESLTSIKDEEYLVAYRLPKRESGRPKLEIIHRSPEKCSMDRVKVTERKLFGTPLVTYLGEDFHSGADINAAVSKILLPLRRTYSSTKAHASKENGVVSEMNDEPANGSPQSVSRSQAIDIEVEEASENEPSFQLLLTDDGGLSCKPIDKDSAIKYGPLIKVFLDWNGREHELYDVSYIKDLPPVHQTRFMKKTRQEAISLFSCLEAFLTEEPLGPDDMWYCPGCKEHRQATKKLDLWMLPEIIVFHLKRFSYSRYLKNKLDTFVDFPIHNLDLSKYVKSNDGKSYLYNLYAISNHYGGLGGGHYTAYAKLIDEKRWYHFDDSHVSPVGEEEIKTSAAYLLFYQRV